From the Salinigranum rubrum genome, the window GACGACCATCGGCCCGGTGGGTCGGTTGCTGATTCGATCCGCGAGCGCATCGAGTTCGTCGATGCTCCTCACAGTGAATCCCTCGGCACCGAAAGAGTTTGCCACGTCAGCGAAGTCCGGTGCTTCGACGAGTGCGACCTCGCCGTCTCCGATGACACTATCCAAACTATGATATTCTGCTCCTAGCGAACTATCGTTCAAAACGACTATCATGAGAGGAATCTCGTTTCGTACTGCTGTCTCTAGTTCCTGAATAGACATCATGAGTCCTGCGTCTCCGCAGATAGCAATGCACATCTTGTTGTTCATCGCAGCAGCAGCGCCGATGGCCATTGGAAGCCCGAGCCCGATGGCGGCAAAGTCCCCAGCGTATGTGAAATCGTCCGGATCGGCGTGGATTCCGTCGAGGACCCAGCGTGTGTAGTGGCCACTTCCACAGACGACAGTGCGATCCGTCGGTAAAAGCTCGTCCATCGTCCGAACGAGGTCGCGAGGGTCGATCGTTCCGGGGACTTCGGGGAAAATCCGATCGCTCATCGCCGGAGCGGTCTCTAGCTCCGCACGAAGGTCGTCCGACCAGAGTTCCCCTGCTCGATCGATATCCAACCGACGTAGCTCCTCAATCAGAGCGTCTATGGTCAGGAGAGCGTCCCCGTGGATACCGAGGGAGATGTCGGTGTACCGTCCGATGCTACTCGGGTCCTCGTCGATCTGGATTACAGTCGCATCCTCATCGAAGAGTCGTCCTTTGTCGGTCGTATACGGATTCAAACTCGCACCAACCGCGAACACAATGTTGCTCTCGGTGGCATACTTGTTGGCGATGGTACGTCCCCAACTGCCTGTAAATCCGAGATAGTACGGATGATCAGAGAAGTAGCCCCTCGCCTGTAAGGTCGTCGCCAGCAGCGCACTCGTCCGCTCCGCGAACTCCTCGATCACCCCCTTCGCGTCGGCCTCAATCGCACCGCGCCCTGCGATAATGAGGGGCGGCTGGTGCGCGTTTGAGTCCACGTACAACTTGATTGCCTGCTCGATTCTATCTGCATCCGGTCGGACGCGTCCACGAGAGGGACCAGAAGTTAATTCCGAAGTCCGGTCGAAAAACTTGTCCTCGGACACGTCCATCTCCGAGTCGAGTAGATCCCACGAAATCTGAACGGCGATTGGCCCGTTTCCGGCCTTTACTCGACGCAGCGCCTCCCGAAAGTCCGAACACAGCGTCTCGTGGCTGCGGATCGAGATCACGTTCCCGATCGTCGACCGGAGGTAGCTCTCCTGTTCGAACTCTTTTACATCGTAGTCGTCCTTTAGCGGCGTTTCCGGAACGATCACGAGAACGTTAGAACCATTCTTCCGTGCCGTCACCGACGCTGTTCCCGTCTGAGCGATCGCCGGGCCGCGTCCGACGAGACAGACGCCGATCCGGCCAGTGGCCCGAGCGTAGCCGTCCGCCATCGCCAGTGCACCCTGTTCGTGCCTGAC encodes:
- a CDS encoding thiamine pyrophosphate-binding protein, encoding MKGYDAVLRLLASGDVGTIFTLLSEDTMQLVSTLDHEWGDDIGMIDVRHEQGALAMADGYARATGRIGVCLVGRGPAIAQTGTASVTARKNGSNVLVIVPETPLKDDYDVKEFEQESYLRSTIGNVISIRSHETLCSDFREALRRVKAGNGPIAVQISWDLLDSEMDVSEDKFFDRTSELTSGPSRGRVRPDADRIEQAIKLYVDSNAHQPPLIIAGRGAIEADAKGVIEEFAERTSALLATTLQARGYFSDHPYYLGFTGSWGRTIANKYATESNIVFAVGASLNPYTTDKGRLFDEDATVIQIDEDPSSIGRYTDISLGIHGDALLTIDALIEELRRLDIDRAGELWSDDLRAELETAPAMSDRIFPEVPGTIDPRDLVRTMDELLPTDRTVVCGSGHYTRWVLDGIHADPDDFTYAGDFAAIGLGLPMAIGAAAAMNNKMCIAICGDAGLMMSIQELETAVRNEIPLMIVVLNDSSLGAEYHSLDSVIGDGEVALVEAPDFADVANSFGAEGFTVRSIDELDALADRISNRPTGPMVVDCKVNHEVRHRSKL